A region of Moorena producens PAL-8-15-08-1 DNA encodes the following proteins:
- a CDS encoding bifunctional folylpolyglutamate synthase/dihydrofolate synthase, whose product MDIDDLLQSFKHFGVELGLERIQQLLSRLGNPHQDFPIIHVAGTNGKGSVCAYLSSILTQAGYRVGRYTSPHLVDWTERICLNQEPISTHTLATILQQVKAAIPKNCSDPPTLFEVTTAAAWLYFAQQQVDVAVIEVGLGGRLDATNVCDRVLVSIITSLSWEHWQRLGPTLADIAKEKAGILKPGCPAVIGPLPPEARAVVESRVNQLGCPVVWVDSAVELPEGKMPSTRQDLRWVEYGGISYSLPLLGEVQLVNSAIAIATVQVLQQQGWEIPENAIASGMAKTTWLGRLQWTSWENHHLLIDGAHNQASAQGLRQYVDTLGKSVNWVMGILSTKDHAGIFNALLRPGDRLYLVPVPDHSSAELDYLATLAQQICPTLADCATYPELVTGLRASFNKAKAEDKITVLCGSLYLVGHFLRTEAFVDSNGNG is encoded by the coding sequence ATGGATATTGACGACCTTCTCCAATCCTTTAAACACTTTGGTGTTGAGCTTGGCTTAGAACGCATACAGCAACTTCTATCGCGCTTAGGTAATCCCCACCAGGATTTTCCAATCATTCACGTGGCTGGAACTAATGGTAAAGGCTCAGTTTGTGCCTACCTGTCTTCTATACTCACCCAAGCTGGCTACCGAGTCGGACGTTATACTTCTCCTCACCTGGTGGATTGGACAGAACGGATTTGCCTTAACCAAGAACCGATCTCCACCCATACCCTAGCCACAATTTTGCAGCAAGTTAAGGCAGCAATTCCAAAAAACTGTTCCGATCCACCAACCCTATTTGAAGTGACTACTGCTGCTGCTTGGTTGTATTTTGCTCAGCAGCAGGTGGATGTGGCTGTAATAGAAGTGGGATTGGGAGGACGGCTGGATGCAACGAATGTATGCGATCGCGTTTTGGTTAGTATTATCACATCCCTAAGTTGGGAACATTGGCAGCGCCTGGGACCGACCTTGGCTGATATTGCCAAGGAGAAGGCTGGAATCCTAAAGCCTGGCTGTCCTGCGGTCATTGGTCCGCTCCCGCCAGAGGCTAGGGCAGTGGTTGAATCAAGGGTGAATCAGTTGGGGTGTCCAGTGGTGTGGGTAGACTCAGCAGTAGAGTTGCCAGAGGGGAAGATGCCAAGCACCCGACAAGATCTCAGATGGGTAGAGTATGGGGGAATCAGCTATAGTTTGCCCTTGTTGGGGGAAGTGCAGTTGGTTAATTCGGCCATTGCGATCGCAACGGTACAAGTTCTGCAACAGCAGGGTTGGGAGATACCAGAAAATGCGATCGCATCGGGGATGGCCAAAACCACTTGGCTGGGACGTTTGCAGTGGACTAGCTGGGAGAATCACCATTTACTGATTGATGGAGCCCATAATCAAGCCTCTGCTCAGGGGTTGAGACAATATGTTGATACCCTAGGTAAATCGGTCAACTGGGTAATGGGTATACTCTCGACCAAAGACCATGCTGGTATTTTTAATGCCTTGCTCAGACCAGGGGATCGATTATACCTAGTGCCAGTACCAGACCATAGTTCAGCTGAGCTAGACTACTTGGCTACTCTCGCGCAACAAATTTGTCCAACCTTAGCCGATTGTGCTACTTATCCAGAGTTAGTGACAGGACTCCGTGCTAGCTTTAACAAAGCTAAAGCTGAAGATAAGATTACTGTCCTTTGTGGTTCTCTGTACCTAGTTGGTCACTTTTTGCGAACAGAAGCTTTTGTTGACAGTAATGGCAATGGCTAA
- a CDS encoding PilN domain-containing protein, which produces MYSLDINFLKDRNPEEIKSVQDGASRQGMALGEMTPLLIGAAVGLILPGLVGGFWVVLQHQNARLKEEIADVDQKLAALGAQKQRISKLNKELKLVNEETNALASVFNQIKPWSAMLQDIRERTPPGVQIKDIEQQQVTDKNASKDESNANSRPSIELDISGTARTFDDVNYFLLTLQNSSFFDKNDTQLIKAQLVNNPTKLEIPESQKELVTQVKYTLPKVVEYTIKTQLSDIPASEILKELDRKGAVGLVTRIRNLQSQGVIQQ; this is translated from the coding sequence ATGTATAGTCTTGATATTAATTTTTTAAAAGACCGAAATCCTGAGGAGATCAAGTCCGTTCAGGATGGAGCCAGTAGACAAGGGATGGCCTTAGGGGAAATGACCCCTCTACTGATTGGAGCTGCAGTGGGCCTAATCCTACCTGGATTGGTGGGAGGTTTTTGGGTGGTTCTCCAACATCAAAACGCCCGATTGAAGGAGGAAATTGCTGATGTTGACCAGAAACTGGCAGCCTTGGGGGCACAAAAGCAACGAATTAGTAAGCTAAACAAGGAACTCAAGCTGGTCAACGAAGAAACTAATGCTCTTGCCAGTGTCTTTAATCAAATTAAGCCTTGGTCAGCGATGTTACAGGACATTCGTGAGCGCACTCCTCCCGGAGTCCAAATTAAAGACATCGAGCAACAGCAAGTCACTGACAAAAACGCTTCTAAGGATGAGTCTAACGCTAACTCACGACCTAGCATCGAGCTGGATATTTCCGGTACAGCTCGAACCTTTGATGATGTGAATTACTTTTTGCTGACGCTACAGAATTCTTCTTTTTTCGACAAAAATGATACTCAACTCATCAAAGCTCAGTTAGTCAATAATCCCACCAAATTAGAAATTCCTGAGAGTCAAAAAGAATTAGTAACTCAGGTAAAATATACCCTGCCCAAAGTGGTAGAATATACTATTAAAACTCAACTGAGTGATATCCCCGCTTCTGAGATCTTAAAAGAGTTAGACCGTAAAGGAGCAGTAGGATTAGTGACTCGAATTAGAAACCTTCAATCTCAAGGAGTGATTCAACAATGA
- the bchM gene encoding magnesium protoporphyrin IX methyltransferase → MNTVNDKAIVKDYFNATGFDRWRRIYGDGEVNRVQQDIRIGHQQTVDKVISWLEADGNLSGLSICDAGCGVGSLSIPLAKNSAIVFASDISHKMVEEAQVRAKESLGNTDNLSFMVKDLEGLGGSYHTVICLDVLIHYPQDKAAEMITHLASLAESRLILSFAPKTLLLTALKKIGEFFPGPSKTTRAYQHREADIVSILENNGFSIQRQEMTSTRFYYSRLLEAIRK, encoded by the coding sequence ATGAATACAGTTAATGATAAGGCCATTGTTAAGGATTATTTCAATGCCACTGGGTTTGACCGCTGGCGGCGGATTTATGGTGATGGCGAGGTTAACCGGGTACAGCAAGATATCCGGATTGGTCATCAGCAGACTGTGGATAAAGTGATCAGTTGGCTGGAGGCTGATGGAAATTTGTCAGGTTTGTCGATTTGTGATGCTGGCTGTGGTGTTGGGAGTCTGAGTATTCCTCTGGCCAAAAATAGCGCTATAGTTTTTGCTAGTGATATTTCTCACAAAATGGTAGAAGAAGCTCAGGTAAGGGCTAAGGAGAGTTTAGGGAATACTGACAATCTCTCGTTTATGGTCAAAGATTTGGAAGGGTTAGGTGGTAGCTACCACACCGTAATTTGTCTAGATGTTTTGATTCATTATCCCCAGGATAAAGCGGCTGAAATGATAACTCATTTAGCTTCTTTAGCAGAGTCTCGTTTAATTCTTAGCTTTGCACCAAAAACCTTGCTTCTTACTGCACTCAAAAAGATTGGTGAGTTTTTTCCAGGACCAAGTAAAACCACTCGTGCCTATCAGCATCGAGAAGCAGATATTGTTAGTATTTTAGAAAATAATGGGTTTTCGATTCAGCGACAAGAAATGACTAGCACTCGCTTTTACTATTCTCGCTTATTGGAAGCTATTCGTAAGTGA
- a CDS encoding GspMb/PilO family protein codes for MTYATDDEFMSVEGQEEEPEYPTAFGITFTPQVSGITFGILGLAAAIYLAMNLMLPAWQEYQALRNDLSGKQNDLQNPEVLQKKIKQKEEELKQAKQQNRRVLSLFSTEKSLDTLLLDLNTFVKDTRGTLLRYEPDSEGINIVNDGSLGTLVDGKLKRRTVNVEIEGSFQQVQSIMRSFERLQSMLLIKDLEAQISEPQTLVLQQGRLVPGPQPKLKTSLTLEALMPARDLDKEEEKAEEKDGKKKSGR; via the coding sequence ATGACCTATGCTACTGATGACGAGTTTATGAGTGTTGAAGGTCAGGAGGAAGAGCCTGAGTATCCTACTGCCTTCGGCATTACCTTTACTCCCCAAGTTTCTGGGATTACCTTTGGTATTCTTGGTCTGGCAGCTGCTATCTATCTAGCCATGAACCTGATGCTACCGGCTTGGCAGGAGTATCAGGCTTTACGAAATGATTTATCAGGCAAGCAAAATGACCTCCAAAATCCCGAAGTACTCCAGAAAAAGATTAAACAAAAAGAGGAGGAACTCAAGCAAGCCAAGCAGCAAAACCGCAGGGTTTTGAGTTTATTTTCCACAGAAAAAAGTCTAGATACTTTATTGCTTGATCTCAATACCTTTGTTAAGGATACTAGAGGGACTTTACTTAGATATGAGCCAGATTCCGAGGGAATAAATATAGTTAATGATGGCTCTTTAGGAACTCTAGTTGATGGAAAATTAAAACGGAGAACCGTCAATGTGGAAATTGAGGGTAGCTTCCAACAAGTGCAGTCAATTATGCGCAGCTTTGAGCGCCTCCAGTCGATGTTGCTGATCAAAGACCTAGAAGCTCAAATCAGTGAACCGCAAACACTAGTGCTACAGCAAGGTAGATTAGTTCCTGGTCCTCAACCTAAGCTTAAAACTAGCTTAACCCTGGAAGCTCTTATGCCTGCTAGAGATTTGGATAAGGAGGAAGAAAAAGCTGAGGAAAAGGATGGTAAGAAAAAGTCAGGCAGGTAA
- a CDS encoding HU family DNA-binding protein produces MNKGELVDKVAERATVTKKQADAVLTATIETIMEAVSEGDKVTLVGFGSFESRERKAREGRNPKTGEKMEIPATKVPAFSAGKVFKEKVAPPKE; encoded by the coding sequence ATGAATAAGGGTGAATTAGTCGATAAAGTGGCGGAAAGAGCTACTGTAACTAAAAAACAAGCCGATGCAGTCCTAACTGCTACGATAGAAACGATTATGGAAGCAGTGTCCGAGGGTGATAAAGTCACCTTAGTGGGCTTTGGTTCCTTTGAATCCCGGGAGCGTAAGGCTCGTGAGGGTCGCAATCCCAAAACCGGTGAAAAGATGGAAATTCCGGCAACTAAGGTTCCCGCCTTTTCTGCTGGTAAGGTTTTTAAAGAGAAAGTGGCACCACCCAAGGAGTAA
- a CDS encoding helix-turn-helix domain-containing protein yields MKYTYQYKALPTTDQKLEINLWLRICQYWYNRQLGERFDWWEHNRTSVNSCPLVCHLPELRDRPNYYSQKKLLPGLKKGKVTVEWSGEDLDFSRVRC; encoded by the coding sequence ATGAAATACACTTACCAGTATAAAGCACTTCCAACCACCGACCAAAAGCTAGAGATAAATCTTTGGCTCAGGATTTGCCAGTACTGGTATAATCGTCAGCTTGGTGAAAGGTTTGATTGGTGGGAACATAACAGAACTTCGGTTAACTCTTGCCCCTTGGTCTGTCATCTTCCTGAACTGCGCGATCGCCCCAACTACTACAGCCAAAAGAAACTTTTACCAGGACTCAAAAAGGGTAAGGTAACAGTGGAATGGTCAGGGGAGGATTTGGATTTTTCACGGGTTCGGTGCTAA
- a CDS encoding AMIN domain-containing protein, which translates to MRQIQVCGGVFAATAVALWATQPVVAASQVSAIRFNQQGSELELKLETKGDNEPPQIFAVNQGNVLVADLVNTQLSLPKGTNFRQTNPLPNISAVAVKELDDNRVRVTIRGTDKLPISSLIQRDAQGITLGIDTTTENQGIFPIQDLSVMKLAQVPNTETNTETEQMEKPAELSEPEPEANPSETPEPPEIVAPEPDVLVPEPKIIIDGIPAAPANAVQPIAPAPPFLPRAVAPPVGDIAVSNINAAASTIDLGTATLVPRLVLREAPIREVLSLLARSAGLNLAFAESDEDSGVAQFTISIDLENEPVQDAFNYILQLSGLQANRRGSTIFVGAKLPQAARNLISRTLRLNQASAQGAATFLATQGAEVQQVVSETEEIIDPETQRVVRQIQRAPEIQPVTAEREDGSQGALLLEGLAVSTDDRLNSISLVGEPRQIEIATSLLKQLDARRRQVAVNVKIIDVNLAGTDAYNASFSFGVNDTFVVSDGGAAAVNFGRVNPPSRDNVISGQFPNIEPFDFRAVDGDGDIFFDRQNAPFDNVIEGFNESAGRSALFARPGFGRNNNPFQPGVTDVDVQDDGIEFEYSLPSLFQYPDKFLLNLQAQITSNNAKILTDPTLVIQEGQEASVELVQQVLTSVRTDIDTDGGATTRTITPVIQDAGLVLTVNVERIDDNGFITLSTAPSITAPSGTQVFNSDNAENTITFLSRRELNSGLIRLRDNQTLILSGIIQDTDRTTVRKVPVLGDIPLLGALFRSTDKTNERREVIILLTPQILDDTDRNGGYGYSYTPGRDARQMLNRGGFQSPGN; encoded by the coding sequence GTGAGACAGATTCAAGTATGTGGTGGAGTGTTCGCAGCTACAGCAGTGGCTTTATGGGCAACACAGCCTGTAGTAGCAGCAAGCCAAGTTAGTGCTATACGGTTCAACCAGCAGGGGAGTGAACTGGAACTGAAACTTGAGACAAAAGGGGATAATGAGCCTCCACAGATTTTTGCTGTTAACCAAGGCAATGTCTTGGTAGCTGATCTGGTGAATACCCAGCTGAGTTTGCCCAAAGGGACTAACTTCCGTCAGACTAACCCTCTACCCAATATCAGTGCGGTTGCGGTTAAGGAACTGGATGACAACCGGGTTAGGGTGACAATTCGAGGCACTGACAAACTCCCAATTAGTTCACTGATCCAAAGGGACGCTCAGGGAATTACCTTAGGCATTGACACCACTACTGAGAATCAGGGGATATTCCCTATCCAAGACTTATCGGTGATGAAGCTGGCTCAAGTTCCTAATACAGAAACTAATACTGAAACGGAACAGATGGAGAAACCGGCAGAACTTTCGGAACCAGAGCCAGAGGCTAACCCCTCAGAAACTCCTGAACCTCCAGAAATCGTGGCTCCTGAGCCAGACGTACTGGTACCTGAGCCAAAAATTATTATTGACGGGATACCGGCAGCTCCAGCTAATGCGGTGCAACCAATTGCGCCAGCGCCCCCCTTCTTACCTAGAGCAGTAGCACCACCAGTAGGGGATATTGCTGTTTCTAATATTAATGCTGCTGCTAGCACTATAGATCTCGGAACAGCAACTCTAGTGCCCCGTTTGGTATTACGAGAAGCACCGATTCGAGAAGTCTTGTCTCTGTTGGCTCGTTCTGCTGGACTCAATCTGGCCTTTGCTGAGTCAGATGAAGACTCGGGTGTAGCACAGTTCACCATTTCTATTGACTTAGAAAACGAACCTGTCCAAGATGCTTTCAACTATATTCTCCAGCTGTCTGGTCTTCAGGCTAACCGTCGGGGAAGCACAATTTTTGTTGGGGCAAAACTTCCTCAAGCCGCTCGTAATCTAATTAGTCGTACTCTACGGCTCAATCAAGCCAGTGCCCAAGGGGCTGCTACTTTCCTAGCCACTCAGGGAGCAGAAGTGCAACAGGTCGTAAGCGAGACCGAAGAAATCATTGATCCTGAAACCCAACGAGTGGTGCGACAAATCCAACGGGCCCCAGAAATTCAACCAGTTACCGCTGAGCGGGAAGACGGTAGCCAAGGGGCACTATTGCTGGAGGGATTAGCAGTATCTACGGATGACCGACTTAATTCCATATCTCTGGTGGGTGAGCCCAGGCAAATTGAAATTGCGACCTCTTTACTCAAACAGTTGGATGCTCGTCGCCGTCAAGTGGCGGTAAATGTCAAGATTATTGATGTTAACCTGGCTGGAACGGATGCTTATAATGCCAGTTTCTCGTTTGGGGTTAATGATACCTTTGTAGTCAGTGATGGCGGAGCCGCAGCCGTTAATTTCGGTAGGGTTAATCCCCCCAGTAGAGATAATGTAATTAGTGGTCAGTTTCCTAATATTGAGCCATTTGATTTTCGAGCTGTAGACGGAGATGGTGATATATTCTTCGATAGACAAAATGCTCCCTTTGATAACGTGATTGAGGGTTTCAATGAAAGCGCTGGTCGTTCAGCACTCTTCGCACGTCCTGGCTTTGGTCGAAATAATAATCCATTCCAGCCAGGTGTGACGGATGTGGATGTTCAAGATGATGGCATCGAGTTTGAGTATTCCCTTCCTTCTCTATTCCAGTACCCTGATAAGTTTTTATTAAACTTGCAGGCTCAGATTACCAGCAACAACGCCAAAATTCTTACCGACCCAACTCTAGTGATCCAAGAAGGGCAGGAAGCTAGTGTCGAGTTGGTCCAGCAGGTACTGACTAGTGTGAGGACAGATATAGACACAGACGGTGGTGCTACCACTAGAACGATCACCCCGGTTATTCAAGATGCTGGTTTAGTGCTAACGGTGAATGTTGAGAGAATTGACGACAATGGTTTTATTACCTTATCTACAGCTCCGTCGATCACAGCTCCCTCGGGAACTCAAGTGTTTAACAGTGATAATGCAGAAAATACAATCACATTTCTCAGTCGCCGAGAACTGAACTCTGGGCTAATTCGTCTGCGGGATAATCAGACGTTAATTCTATCTGGCATTATTCAGGACACTGACCGCACAACCGTAAGAAAGGTGCCAGTTTTGGGTGATATTCCGTTGCTTGGTGCTCTGTTCAGAAGTACCGACAAGACCAATGAACGCCGTGAAGTGATTATCCTGCTGACCCCTCAAATTCTGGATGACACAGACCGCAATGGTGGGTATGGTTACAGCTACACCCCTGGACGGGATGCCCGTCAAATGCTAAACCGGGGAGGGTTTCAGTCTCCAGGTAACTAA
- the pilM gene encoding type IV pilus assembly protein PilM gives MVNHLKNLFSRRKQGVGIELAPERIHIAQLQRQGQSLKATTLYSHEVPEGIWEGGQIVDSPGLAELIREALQESQVKVERVATALPMREAVIRIIPIPAELDDNELRDMVLNHEAGLYLPYPREEVDLDYQKLGFFVDEDGIEKVQVLLVATRKEITDSYLDTFEQVGLQVDVLEINSFALIRTIREQLRQFPSQEAAVLVDIEFDSTEIAIIVDGVPQFSRTVPIGTYQLQSALSRAMNLPASRNTELLQGMTIPSTPVDGMRTGSTGVNPGMVALIQVLGEIADELRRSIDFYLNQMDNLEVAQLLLAGPGGGIGQLDEFFTQRLSLPTIQVDPVAALSLEVEKDIPMVERPSLGTVLGLGLREV, from the coding sequence ATGGTTAACCATCTTAAAAATTTATTTTCCCGCCGCAAGCAAGGTGTTGGTATAGAATTAGCCCCAGAACGAATTCATATTGCTCAATTGCAGCGGCAAGGTCAGAGCCTAAAAGCTACAACCCTATATTCTCATGAGGTTCCAGAAGGGATCTGGGAAGGAGGACAAATTGTTGATTCCCCTGGTTTAGCGGAACTGATTCGAGAAGCCCTACAGGAGAGTCAAGTGAAAGTGGAGCGGGTTGCCACTGCTTTACCAATGCGAGAAGCAGTAATCCGGATTATTCCGATTCCTGCTGAGCTAGATGATAACGAGCTTCGGGATATGGTACTAAACCATGAAGCTGGCTTATATTTGCCCTATCCCCGGGAAGAAGTGGATTTGGATTATCAGAAGCTTGGCTTCTTTGTGGATGAAGATGGAATCGAAAAGGTGCAAGTCCTGCTGGTGGCTACTCGCAAAGAAATCACCGATAGCTATCTCGATACCTTTGAGCAGGTAGGTTTACAAGTAGATGTACTCGAAATTAATAGCTTTGCCCTGATTCGGACCATCCGAGAACAACTGCGTCAATTTCCTTCCCAAGAGGCAGCCGTTCTGGTAGATATTGAATTTGATAGTACTGAAATTGCCATTATTGTAGATGGTGTCCCGCAGTTTTCCCGTACTGTTCCCATTGGTACCTACCAACTTCAGAGCGCTCTATCACGGGCGATGAATTTACCAGCCTCTAGAAACACTGAACTGCTCCAGGGGATGACTATTCCCAGTACCCCAGTTGATGGCATGCGCACCGGCTCGACCGGGGTAAATCCAGGTATGGTAGCTCTGATCCAAGTCTTGGGAGAAATTGCTGATGAACTACGGCGCTCTATCGATTTTTACCTCAATCAGATGGACAATCTAGAAGTAGCCCAACTCCTACTAGCTGGTCCTGGGGGTGGTATCGGACAACTTGATGAATTTTTTACCCAACGGTTAAGCTTGCCCACGATTCAGGTGGATCCGGTGGCGGCTCTTTCCCTAGAAGTGGAGAAAGATATTCCGATGGTAGAACGACCGAGCTTAGGAACTGTGCTTGGATTAGGATTACGAGAGGTATAG
- a CDS encoding RNA-guided endonuclease InsQ/TnpB family protein has protein sequence MSGDTNGKRSGKPRFKSQPRYRSFIVEGAGLTLHSCSTGGKFLYLKIPKIGLLKIRSHRHLPDGAILKQVQFINKSDGWFVNLKLDDPTVPGITPDVIVANWENSLGMDAVLHQEYYLATSLGVKLPSAKFLRRNQSKLAKISKKKNARKRGSKARRKLAKKEGRQHQKIARARKDFQYKTAHSLVSTGKKVFFHENLNLKGLSKRNAPLRDKEGKYLPNGQSAKSGLNLSWADAAFGEFFVILGHIAAKAGAVVVAKNPAYTSQLLSYRDQVIFTDCGIRKYWDEIENLWVDRDINAAINIKRVGLDVFPTIKRRKGSIKIVDSITDDTSKEVLRTLRGA, from the coding sequence ATTTCTGGGGACACCAACGGCAAGAGGAGTGGTAAGCCTCGCTTCAAATCTCAGCCTCGTTATCGCTCATTTATTGTTGAAGGAGCAGGTTTAACCCTGCATTCGTGTTCGACTGGGGGAAAGTTCCTTTACCTGAAAATACCCAAGATCGGCTTGCTAAAAATTCGCTCTCACCGCCATCTACCCGATGGTGCAATCCTCAAACAAGTGCAATTCATCAATAAAAGTGATGGATGGTTTGTAAACCTTAAACTCGATGATCCTACTGTTCCTGGTATAACACCTGATGTAATCGTGGCGAATTGGGAGAACTCCCTAGGAATGGATGCAGTACTGCACCAGGAGTACTATCTGGCGACATCTTTAGGGGTAAAACTACCATCGGCAAAGTTCTTGAGGCGCAATCAATCTAAATTAGCCAAAATTTCCAAAAAGAAAAATGCTCGCAAGCGCGGCAGTAAAGCACGCCGAAAACTAGCGAAAAAAGAGGGACGGCAACACCAAAAGATTGCTCGCGCCAGAAAAGATTTCCAATACAAGACTGCCCACAGCTTAGTAAGTACAGGCAAGAAAGTATTCTTTCATGAAAACCTCAACCTTAAAGGTTTAAGTAAGCGTAATGCACCATTACGAGACAAAGAAGGGAAATACCTACCAAATGGTCAATCGGCAAAGTCCGGGCTCAACTTAAGTTGGGCGGATGCCGCCTTTGGAGAATTCTTTGTAATCCTTGGTCACATAGCTGCGAAAGCTGGAGCCGTTGTGGTTGCCAAGAATCCTGCTTACACCTCTCAATTGTTATCCTATCGAGATCAAGTGATTTTTACTGATTGCGGTATCCGGAAATATTGGGATGAAATAGAAAACCTCTGGGTTGATAGAGATATTAATGCTGCTATCAACATCAAGAGAGTGGGGCTGGACGTGTTCCCCACTATAAAACGCCGTAAAGGTAGCATCAAAATAGTTGATTCTATTACTGATGATACCTCCAAGGAAGTTCTACGCACTCTTCGGGGTGCCTGA